The segment TCAGCAGCACGGTGTACGGTGAAAAAGCTGATGTTCTCAAATAGAAATTCCCCGATGCCTGATTACTGTACACTCCTAGCAAATTGGCTTCATTAGAATTGCAAAACACCAGTAGATACAGCGGCCAATTGATACACCGTCGTGCTCGGTATACATTTTTCGGATTTAACGACAACCGAAAAAGTGTGGTCGCATGCAAATGACTGCACATTATCTGGtccgcaaattcagcatcgCTCGTCACAGGAAGCGCACAATTCGTTTGCGGTGAGTATCCGCCGTTCGGATAAAAATTCTCGTGACCTTCTCCGGAGCCCACTCCAATCATGTATCTCGAGGTAATAACCATCTGCACGAACTTTGCATCGGTGTGATCCAATCGATACTGCAGTCCTCGATCCCGAGGAAAAGTGAAGCACGGTCCAGCCGGATCCAAcccgtagatttttgcaatttttccccTAAAATTCCTTCCTACCTGGCCACAGATTTGCGCTCCCATGCTGTGGCCAACCATAGTTATCTTATCTAGAGGAATTCCTGTTGTAACCAAGAACTCTACGAACTTCGTTAGAAATTCCGACACTAACAATGTATGATTGACAGCCACCTGATAATAGTTGTAGCGAGCTAGGCGAGACCAGTTTACAGTACATACATTTGTATCCGAATATTTCATAATATCCTGTACAGTGAACTGCACCCACAAGCGCGTGGCGTTGTCCAACCAACCGTGAATTACAAACGTCATCGGTTTATTTACGTCGATCTTCATCATTATCTCGGAATCATTCAGAAACGTTTGCGTCAGTTTCGTTGAATTTCTAGTAAAAACAACAAAAGCTAAATATAATTCTACAAACACAACTTTTTGTACGAACCGATTTCCGCACCAGAAGGTAACTTCTTC is part of the Sabethes cyaneus chromosome 2, idSabCyanKW18_F2, whole genome shotgun sequence genome and harbors:
- the LOC128736235 gene encoding lipase member I-like; the encoded protein is MLPTPSSLTLIIAAALSAMEGISCGLLDMFNTSSDYHLAASMDAVFGALKNDIATLLKGPVTNPMEEEVTFWCGNRNSTKLTQTFLNDSEIMMKIDVNKPMTFVIHGWLDNATRLWVQFTVQDIMKYSDTNVCTVNWSRLARYNYYQVAVNHTLLVSEFLTKFVEFLVTTGIPLDKITMVGHSMGAQICGQVGRNFRGKIAKIYGLDPAGPCFTFPRDRGLQYRLDHTDAKFVQMVITSRYMIGVGSGEGHENFYPNGGYSPQTNCALPVTSDAEFADQIMCSHLHATTLFRLSLNPKNVYRARRCINWPLYLLVFCNSNEANLLGVYSNQASGNFYLRTSAFSPYTVLLS